A section of the Mesoaciditoga lauensis cd-1655R = DSM 25116 genome encodes:
- a CDS encoding metal-dependent hydrolase, translated as MPQLRTHIYFGLFTYPLAYFLVGLIFMKAKWSHFSMPFDDLTIVLSYLVYVIGSDLPDIDSKTAPIHHFLKILASILGVFMFLSWGSNLLSEKFGDAYLHLIATSVFVLAGGLISYILITLVLKLKIFNHRGFAHSISFAVIYGLLIYIGFYRSASNSLFIALLGSIGVILHLILDAVEDVKKGNKRKALKLW; from the coding sequence GTGCCTCAGCTACGTACGCATATTTACTTTGGCCTTTTTACTTATCCACTTGCTTACTTCCTGGTGGGATTGATCTTTATGAAAGCAAAATGGTCCCATTTTTCCATGCCATTTGATGACTTAACTATAGTTTTAAGTTATCTTGTTTACGTAATAGGAAGTGATTTACCAGATATAGACAGCAAAACCGCTCCCATTCATCACTTTTTAAAGATACTTGCCTCTATCTTAGGAGTATTCATGTTTCTTAGTTGGGGGAGTAATTTGCTGTCAGAAAAATTTGGAGATGCTTACTTGCATCTTATAGCCACATCCGTATTCGTGCTAGCGGGAGGACTTATTTCATATATCTTGATCACGCTCGTGTTAAAACTTAAAATCTTCAATCATCGGGGATTTGCCCATAGCATAAGTTTTGCCGTGATATACGGACTTTTAATATACATAGGGTTTTATAGAAGCGCAAGCAACTCTTTGTTCATAGCTCTCCTTGGTAGTATTGGTGTTATATTGCATTTGATCCTTGACGCCGTTGAAGATGTGAAAAAGGGAAACAAGAGAAAAGCATTGAAATTGTGGTAG
- a CDS encoding PH domain-containing protein encodes MMKLKPAFISFALRYFVFTYFLLWALFSIWLEGQISYVWYVSLWIFMTMLPALILSFKRVRIGWFFWIGLLDIVAFAPKFKMVYEKLLSISSNPIYHDIIAALRSSSEIKIYIIVSLTGIIFTQLYRLSFSYTINENLKIVEIKGGIFSRKDRKIPTKHITDVSVSRSFLQRMFGIGTVVPITSSSMGMGTKNVFGGGAVSKGGVGAFVGGATGENIVNIENPATVIYGVKNPEKVANKIIELIAKN; translated from the coding sequence ATGATGAAGTTAAAACCAGCGTTTATTTCTTTCGCTTTAAGGTATTTTGTTTTCACTTATTTCCTTCTTTGGGCTCTTTTTTCCATTTGGCTTGAAGGACAAATTTCGTATGTGTGGTATGTATCTTTGTGGATCTTTATGACAATGCTGCCAGCATTAATACTTTCCTTTAAGAGGGTAAGAATAGGATGGTTTTTCTGGATAGGACTATTGGATATTGTAGCGTTTGCTCCCAAATTCAAAATGGTTTACGAGAAACTTCTTTCCATCTCAAGTAATCCAATATATCATGATATCATTGCGGCGCTACGCAGTTCTTCAGAGATAAAAATCTACATAATCGTTTCTTTGACAGGCATAATTTTCACTCAACTTTACAGACTCTCTTTTTCATATACGATAAATGAGAATCTCAAAATTGTGGAAATAAAAGGTGGCATATTTTCCAGAAAAGATAGAAAAATTCCAACAAAGCATATCACCGATGTGAGTGTAAGCAGAAGCTTTCTTCAAAGAATGTTTGGAATAGGAACAGTTGTTCCCATAACATCTTCCAGCATGGGGATGGGTACCAAAAATGTGTTCGGGGGAGGCGCTGTTTCCAAAGGTGGAGTTGGCGCTTTTGTTGGAGGCGCAACAGGCGAAAATATAGTTAACATCGAAAATCCAGCAACGGTTATATACGGCGTAAAAAATCCGGAAAAAGTGGCAAATAAAATAATAGAATTGATAGCAAAGAATTGA